A window of Corallococcus macrosporus DSM 14697 contains these coding sequences:
- a CDS encoding vWA domain-containing protein, giving the protein MKLRSFAHLLLLPSLLGTACRSPVDEPGSNLPGTCESESPVIAPQKTDILFVIDNSGSMEEEQNAIATELPAFLEALKEGSGVSQDFRVGVITTSVYRLAMFEGRTQYREYASEAGKLQAVPDSAGNPTDERFIDGTDPYVLEKFRRLVIQGTEGSGQETPLEAVRLAVSEPLSSTSLAEGGNAGFLRDGARLLVAVVTDEEDCSTTERPPPVWVSDDTSIDNCSEQSHLLTPVEEYFDMFQQLRDSNGASRQVLWATIGPVALSDKRAELIRDETPDGVFVRNVDCPTSYGPGHRQRAMAEAFDQSLDNLDSICRDNYRDTLLRIAELATVAQSIEVVNLPDPRLVQVELTRADDTVERCSVAAGDLRYEASTERYPARLFFQSSCLRRADDKKVEVKVLCAG; this is encoded by the coding sequence ATGAAGCTCCGATCCTTCGCCCACCTGCTCCTGCTGCCCTCCCTCCTGGGAACGGCGTGCCGGTCGCCCGTCGACGAGCCGGGCTCCAACCTCCCGGGCACGTGCGAGAGCGAGTCGCCGGTCATCGCGCCGCAGAAGACGGACATCCTCTTCGTCATCGACAACTCCGGATCCATGGAGGAGGAGCAGAACGCCATCGCCACGGAGCTGCCGGCCTTCCTGGAGGCGTTGAAGGAAGGCAGCGGCGTGTCGCAGGACTTCCGGGTGGGGGTGATCACCACGTCCGTGTACCGGCTGGCCATGTTCGAGGGGCGGACGCAGTACCGGGAGTACGCCAGCGAAGCCGGCAAGCTGCAGGCGGTGCCGGACTCGGCGGGCAACCCCACCGACGAGCGCTTCATCGACGGCACGGATCCGTACGTGCTGGAGAAGTTCCGGCGCCTGGTGATCCAGGGCACGGAGGGCAGCGGACAGGAGACGCCCCTGGAGGCGGTCCGGCTGGCCGTCTCGGAGCCGCTGAGCTCCACGTCGCTGGCGGAGGGCGGCAACGCCGGGTTCCTGCGCGACGGCGCGCGGCTGCTGGTGGCGGTGGTGACGGACGAGGAGGACTGCAGCACGACGGAGCGGCCCCCGCCGGTCTGGGTGTCCGACGACACGTCCATCGACAACTGCAGCGAGCAGTCGCATCTGCTGACGCCGGTGGAGGAGTACTTCGACATGTTCCAGCAGCTTCGGGACTCGAATGGGGCCTCGCGGCAGGTCCTCTGGGCCACGATTGGGCCGGTGGCGCTGTCCGACAAGCGGGCGGAGCTGATCCGCGACGAGACGCCCGACGGGGTCTTCGTGCGCAACGTCGACTGCCCGACCTCCTACGGTCCCGGCCACCGGCAGCGCGCCATGGCGGAGGCCTTCGACCAGTCGCTCGACAACCTCGACTCCATCTGCCGGGACAACTACCGGGACACCCTGCTGCGCATCGCCGAGCTGGCCACGGTGGCGCAGAGCATCGAGGTGGTGAACCTGCCCGACCCCCGGCTGGTCCAGGTGGAGCTGACGCGCGCGGATGACACGGTGGAGCGGTGCTCGGTGGCCGCGGGGGATCTGCGCTACGAGGCCTCCACGGAGCGGTACCCGGCCCGCCTGTTCTTCCAGTCGAGCTGCCTGCGCCGCGCGGACGACAAGAAGGTCGAGGTGAAGGTCCTCTGCGCCGGCTGA
- a CDS encoding LysM peptidoglycan-binding domain-containing protein → MASAPRFLARVTQHRVIDGETLESVAEMYGLSVEALTRFNWDTTDAADIERHLILDVGCTRKGARGQYVFTREDDPGILYIPRPEAVPRLPVEHSHILRVKRVPEPRHFLFSL, encoded by the coding sequence GTGGCCAGCGCGCCGCGCTTCCTCGCGCGCGTCACCCAGCACCGGGTCATTGACGGAGAGACGTTGGAGAGCGTCGCGGAGATGTATGGCCTCTCGGTGGAGGCGCTCACCCGCTTCAACTGGGACACCACGGATGCGGCGGACATCGAGCGGCACCTCATCCTCGACGTGGGCTGCACGCGCAAGGGGGCGCGTGGGCAGTACGTCTTCACCCGAGAGGACGACCCCGGCATCCTCTACATTCCCCGCCCGGAGGCCGTTCCCCGCCTGCCGGTAGAGCACAGCCACATCCTGCGGGTGAAGCGCGTCCCGGAGCCGCGCCACTTCCTGTTCTCGCTCTGA
- the lon gene encoding endopeptidase La, protein MSDEKKKGAAASAMPTAMAPPGLINKEDIPQVLPILPLRNSVFFPGGVLPLAVGRQKTIALIKDAVRDDQVIGVVTQRRAEEEDPGAADLYTMGTVARIVKLLKMGEDNYSLVVQGLARFRVVELVQEAPYLKARVDAVEDKTSSENVEVEALGINLKKLAREVIELMPELPAAATELVESITHPGHLADLIAANVDVPIEEKQAVLETVDLKARMKLVLELLNRKREILKLSNKIDSAVKGEMSKTQREYYLRQQLKAIKEELGEMGEEEEELDELQERLKKANLPPDVEKVANKELNRLKTIPAASSEYTVARTYLDWIADLPWAKLSEDNLDIENARQQLDKDHFGIKKVKKRILEYLAVRKLKNDMRGPILCLVGPPGVGKTSLGQSVAKATGRKFVRLSLGGVRDEAEIRGHRRTYVGALPGRFIQSMKKAGTKNPVMMLDEIDKLGADFRGDPSAALLEVLDPEQNNTFSDHYLDVPFDLSKVMFVATANQLDPIPGPLRDRMEIIELTGYTFEEKQSIARIHLVPKQLKEHGLNPDHIDITDEALLTLTTAYTREAGVRNLERRIADICRAVAVEVAGGKTEKQTINAERVKEILGPEMFYSEVAERTEVPGVATGLAWTAAGGDLLFIEATKMAGKGGMTLTGQLGDVMKESATAALSYLRSKAEQLGISPNFLEKTDLHLHFPAGSIPKDGPSAGVTILTALTSLLTGIRVRHDTAMTGEATLRGLVLPVGGIKEKVLAAHRAGIKRVILPERCRKDLVDVPDQARNELEFIFVTHMDDVLKAALETPPVGVTGTPGGEPGKEAPLPKPAESSPEVRA, encoded by the coding sequence ATGTCCGATGAGAAGAAGAAGGGCGCCGCTGCGAGCGCTATGCCCACCGCGATGGCCCCTCCGGGGCTCATCAACAAGGAAGACATCCCGCAGGTGCTCCCCATCCTCCCCCTGCGCAACAGTGTCTTCTTCCCGGGTGGGGTGCTTCCGCTGGCCGTCGGCCGCCAGAAGACCATCGCCCTGATCAAGGACGCCGTGCGGGACGACCAGGTCATCGGGGTCGTCACCCAGCGCCGCGCCGAGGAAGAAGATCCGGGCGCCGCCGACCTCTACACCATGGGGACGGTCGCCCGCATCGTGAAGCTCCTGAAGATGGGCGAGGACAACTACTCGCTCGTGGTGCAGGGGCTCGCCCGCTTCCGCGTGGTGGAGCTGGTCCAGGAGGCGCCCTACCTCAAGGCCCGCGTGGACGCCGTGGAGGACAAGACCTCTTCGGAGAACGTGGAAGTCGAGGCGCTGGGCATCAACCTCAAGAAGCTGGCGCGCGAGGTCATCGAGCTGATGCCCGAGCTGCCCGCCGCGGCCACCGAGCTGGTGGAGAGCATCACCCACCCCGGCCACCTGGCGGACCTGATCGCCGCCAACGTGGACGTGCCCATTGAAGAGAAGCAGGCCGTCCTGGAGACGGTGGACCTCAAGGCCCGGATGAAGCTCGTGCTGGAGCTGCTCAACCGGAAGCGGGAGATCCTCAAGCTCTCCAACAAGATCGACTCCGCCGTGAAGGGCGAGATGTCGAAGACGCAGCGCGAGTACTACCTGCGCCAGCAGCTCAAGGCCATCAAGGAAGAGCTGGGGGAGATGGGCGAGGAGGAGGAGGAGCTCGACGAGCTGCAGGAGCGCCTGAAGAAGGCCAACCTGCCGCCCGACGTGGAGAAGGTCGCCAACAAGGAGCTCAACCGCCTGAAGACGATTCCGGCGGCCTCCAGCGAGTACACCGTCGCGCGCACCTACCTGGATTGGATCGCCGACCTGCCGTGGGCGAAGCTGTCCGAGGACAACCTCGACATCGAGAACGCGCGCCAGCAGCTCGACAAGGATCACTTCGGCATCAAGAAGGTGAAGAAGCGCATCCTGGAGTACCTGGCCGTCCGCAAGCTGAAGAACGACATGCGCGGGCCCATCCTGTGCCTCGTCGGTCCGCCGGGCGTCGGCAAGACGTCGCTGGGCCAGAGCGTGGCCAAGGCCACGGGCCGCAAGTTCGTGCGCCTGTCGCTGGGCGGCGTGCGTGACGAGGCGGAGATCCGCGGCCACCGCCGCACCTACGTGGGCGCCCTCCCCGGCCGCTTCATCCAGAGCATGAAGAAGGCCGGCACGAAGAACCCGGTCATGATGCTGGACGAAATCGACAAGCTCGGCGCCGACTTCCGCGGCGACCCGAGCGCGGCGCTCCTCGAGGTGCTGGATCCGGAGCAGAACAACACGTTCAGCGACCACTACCTCGACGTGCCCTTCGACCTGTCCAAGGTGATGTTCGTCGCCACGGCGAACCAGCTCGACCCCATCCCCGGTCCGCTGCGTGACCGCATGGAGATCATCGAGCTGACGGGCTACACCTTCGAGGAGAAGCAGAGCATCGCCCGCATCCACCTGGTGCCCAAGCAGCTCAAGGAGCACGGCCTCAACCCGGACCACATCGACATCACCGACGAGGCGCTGCTCACGCTGACCACCGCGTACACGCGCGAGGCCGGCGTGCGCAACCTGGAGCGCCGCATCGCGGACATCTGCCGCGCGGTGGCGGTGGAGGTGGCTGGCGGGAAGACGGAGAAGCAGACCATCAACGCCGAGCGGGTGAAGGAGATCCTCGGGCCCGAGATGTTCTACTCGGAGGTGGCCGAGCGCACGGAGGTCCCGGGTGTGGCCACGGGCCTGGCCTGGACGGCGGCGGGTGGCGACCTGCTCTTCATCGAGGCGACGAAGATGGCGGGCAAGGGCGGCATGACGCTCACCGGCCAGCTCGGCGACGTGATGAAGGAGAGCGCCACGGCGGCGCTGAGCTACCTGCGCAGCAAGGCGGAGCAGCTCGGCATCAGCCCGAACTTCCTGGAGAAGACGGACCTGCACCTGCACTTCCCGGCGGGCTCCATTCCGAAGGACGGGCCCTCCGCGGGCGTCACCATCCTGACGGCGCTGACGAGCCTCCTGACGGGCATCCGCGTGCGTCACGACACGGCGATGACGGGCGAGGCCACGCTGCGTGGCCTGGTGCTGCCGGTGGGCGGCATCAAGGAGAAGGTGCTGGCGGCGCACCGGGCGGGCATCAAGCGGGTCATCCTGCCCGAGCGGTGCCGCAAGGACCTGGTGGACGTGCCGGACCAGGCGCGCAACGAGCTGGAGTTCATCTTCGTCACCCACATGGACGACGTCCTGAAGGCGGCGCTGGAGACCCCGCCCGTTGGAGTGACGGGCACCCCGGGCGGCGAGCCGGGCAAGGAGGCCCCGCTGCCCAAGCCGGCCGAGTCCTCCCCCGAAGTCCGCGCCTAG